One Acidobacteriaceae bacterium genomic region harbors:
- a CDS encoding PEP-CTERM sorting domain-containing protein: protein MKLIKASVCALALCLTAGPIWAATQTYYGGFEDTTPGGDHDYNDLVFSISGNGLTINAAGGEWFTEPTLGTSGSPFWNNASSDGPNYNVGYCIYGGGTCNGGVGLDTNAEYLATPTGGNLSDVYFTPGAAVGSDAAMVYLDITADTDILGWELTSGVGGVHLFGGPGSYSFAPGGNFELIGQVNGSTDYASNSSAQFAFFAPAPEPSSLALLGTGLLGVAGTFRRRIFKK, encoded by the coding sequence ATGAAATTGATTAAAGCTTCAGTCTGTGCACTTGCGTTGTGCCTGACCGCCGGACCGATCTGGGCTGCAACCCAGACCTACTATGGCGGCTTCGAAGATACGACGCCCGGCGGGGATCACGATTACAACGACCTGGTCTTTTCGATCAGCGGAAACGGCCTCACGATCAATGCGGCGGGCGGCGAATGGTTCACCGAGCCCACGCTGGGTACCAGCGGTAGCCCGTTTTGGAACAACGCGTCCAGTGATGGGCCGAACTACAACGTCGGCTATTGCATCTACGGCGGCGGAACCTGCAACGGGGGCGTTGGGTTGGACACGAATGCCGAGTATCTGGCGACACCTACCGGCGGCAACCTAAGTGACGTTTATTTCACCCCCGGCGCAGCAGTCGGCAGCGATGCTGCGATGGTCTATCTGGACATCACCGCCGATACCGACATTCTTGGTTGGGAATTGACCAGCGGTGTGGGAGGGGTGCATCTTTTCGGCGGCCCAGGCAGTTATAGCTTCGCTCCGGGCGGGAACTTCGAATTAATTGGACAAGTCAACGGATCGACAGACTACGCCTCGAATAGCAGCGCGCAGTTTGCGTTCTTTGCTCCGGCACCAGAGCCGAGCTCCCTGGCACTGCTGGGGACTGGCCTTCTGGGAGTTGCAGGGACGTTTCGGCGGCGGATATTCAAGAAGTAA
- the gyrB gene encoding DNA topoisomerase (ATP-hydrolyzing) subunit B: MPENVAPATSPTTPPPPTGNYTGENITVLEGLTAVRLRPAMYIGSTGDMGLHHLVYEVVDNSVDEALAGYATRIDCTIHADNSITVVDDGRGIPVDNKTLPTGETMPAVQVVLTKLHAGGKFDASNYKVSGGLHGVGVSCVNALSEEFDVEIWRDGHAWEQDYSKGEPVSELRKMGTSKRRGTKVHFLPDRSIFTVTEYNYDTLAGRLRQLAFLNKGIEITLTDERATDPKTGEFKAQSFKYNDGIAGFIKHLNKGKQVLHDKPIYMEAEVGTLVMEIALQYNDSYSETVFSFANNINTVDGGTHLSGFRTSLTRTINAIGQSMGLFKDVKENLSGDDVREGLVAVVSVKLPQPQFEGQTKGKLNSDVAGQVQAFVNERLGAFLEQNPPVARKIISKAIDAARAREAARKARDLTRRKGALDGGGLPGKLADCSERRPEMCELYLVEGESAGGTAKQGRDRKFQAILPLKGKILNVEKARYDKMLGHEEIRAMITALGTGIGKDDFDIAKLRYGKTILMTDADVDGSHIRTLLLTFFFRHMGELIKRGNVYIAQPPLYRIKKGKFEQYIKDDREYVTVMIKRAADGMMIRYGDNGAKLEGKELTKYMSQLNDYLGHFEKVSKKLRNEEVVQAFAEIFANEGKDAARRADFESPDKLKKMRAKLQELAKPYQFKAVSDVEKDPEHNLYVVSFTDAQGATRAIDWTLASAPESRQLLAKQAQLGDALHGPFLIEYAGKEAVAASKTAEEQAEQDLENTEEVELEGAVDVGAAPAAAKPAKRNSKVAQDPVEKKSPREVFEYVIEQGRKEYQVQRYKGLGEMTAPQLWETTMDPARRTLLQVKLEDIAATEEIFTTLMGEDVEARRKFIEENALDVKNLDI, from the coding sequence GTGCCTGAAAACGTTGCCCCCGCGACCTCCCCGACGACTCCTCCGCCTCCCACCGGAAACTACACGGGCGAAAACATAACGGTGCTGGAAGGGCTGACGGCTGTCCGCCTTCGGCCGGCCATGTACATCGGTTCGACGGGCGATATGGGTCTGCATCACCTGGTGTATGAGGTGGTCGATAACTCGGTGGACGAGGCGCTGGCCGGCTATGCCACGCGCATCGACTGCACGATCCACGCTGACAACTCCATCACGGTTGTGGACGACGGTCGCGGCATCCCGGTGGACAACAAGACGCTGCCCACCGGCGAGACGATGCCCGCGGTGCAGGTGGTGCTCACCAAGCTGCATGCGGGCGGCAAGTTCGACGCGAGCAACTACAAGGTATCGGGCGGTCTGCACGGCGTCGGTGTGTCGTGCGTGAACGCGCTAAGCGAAGAGTTCGACGTGGAGATCTGGCGCGACGGGCACGCGTGGGAGCAGGACTACTCCAAGGGCGAGCCCGTCAGCGAGCTGCGCAAGATGGGTACGTCGAAGCGCCGCGGCACGAAGGTTCACTTTTTGCCTGATCGCTCGATCTTCACCGTCACCGAGTACAACTACGACACACTTGCCGGGCGTCTGCGGCAGCTCGCCTTCCTGAACAAGGGCATCGAGATTACTCTCACCGACGAGCGCGCCACTGACCCCAAGACCGGCGAGTTCAAGGCGCAGAGCTTCAAGTACAACGACGGCATCGCGGGCTTTATCAAGCACCTCAATAAGGGCAAGCAGGTGCTGCACGACAAGCCTATCTACATGGAAGCCGAAGTTGGCACGCTGGTCATGGAGATCGCGCTGCAGTACAACGACTCCTACTCGGAGACGGTTTTCTCGTTCGCCAACAACATCAACACCGTTGACGGCGGAACGCATCTCTCGGGTTTCCGCACCTCACTCACGCGCACCATCAACGCGATTGGCCAGTCCATGGGCCTCTTCAAGGACGTGAAGGAGAACCTTTCCGGCGACGACGTTCGCGAAGGCCTCGTCGCGGTTGTCAGCGTGAAGCTTCCGCAGCCGCAGTTCGAAGGGCAGACCAAGGGCAAGCTCAACTCCGATGTCGCCGGCCAGGTGCAGGCGTTCGTCAACGAGCGCCTCGGCGCGTTCCTCGAGCAGAACCCTCCAGTCGCGCGCAAGATCATCTCGAAGGCGATCGACGCTGCGCGCGCCCGCGAGGCTGCACGCAAGGCCCGGGATCTCACTCGCCGCAAGGGAGCACTCGATGGCGGCGGTCTTCCGGGCAAGCTCGCCGACTGCTCCGAGCGCCGTCCCGAGATGTGCGAGCTCTACCTCGTCGAGGGTGAGTCGGCCGGTGGCACCGCAAAGCAGGGACGCGATCGCAAGTTCCAGGCGATCCTTCCGCTCAAGGGCAAGATCCTCAACGTAGAGAAAGCGCGCTACGACAAGATGCTCGGGCACGAGGAAATTCGTGCGATGATCACGGCGCTTGGCACCGGCATCGGCAAGGACGACTTCGACATCGCGAAGCTGCGCTACGGCAAGACGATCCTGATGACAGATGCCGACGTCGACGGATCGCACATCCGCACGCTTCTGCTTACCTTCTTCTTCCGTCACATGGGTGAGCTCATCAAGCGGGGGAATGTGTACATCGCGCAGCCGCCGCTATATCGCATCAAGAAGGGCAAGTTCGAGCAGTACATCAAGGACGACCGCGAGTACGTGACCGTGATGATCAAGCGCGCGGCGGATGGAATGATGATCCGCTACGGCGACAACGGCGCGAAGCTCGAAGGAAAAGAGCTGACGAAGTACATGTCGCAACTCAATGACTATCTCGGCCACTTCGAGAAGGTTTCGAAGAAGCTGCGCAACGAAGAGGTGGTGCAGGCCTTCGCCGAGATCTTCGCCAACGAGGGCAAGGACGCCGCGCGGCGCGCCGACTTTGAATCGCCTGACAAGCTGAAGAAGATGCGCGCGAAGCTGCAGGAGCTCGCGAAGCCTTACCAGTTCAAGGCTGTGTCCGACGTCGAGAAGGACCCCGAGCACAATCTCTATGTCGTTTCCTTCACGGACGCGCAGGGAGCGACGCGCGCCATCGACTGGACGCTTGCGTCAGCACCCGAGTCCCGCCAGCTTCTGGCCAAGCAGGCGCAGCTCGGCGATGCGCTGCACGGTCCGTTCCTCATCGAGTACGCGGGTAAGGAAGCCGTCGCGGCCTCGAAGACCGCTGAAGAACAGGCCGAGCAGGATCTCGAGAACACTGAAGAGGTGGAGCTCGAAGGCGCAGTCGACGTCGGCGCAGCTCCGGCCGCCGCCAAGCCTGCAAAGCGCAATTCAAAAGTCGCGCAGGATCCAGTCGAGAAGAAGTCGCCGCGCGAAGTCTTCGAGTACGTCATCGAGCAGGGCCGCAAGGAATATCAAGTGCAGCGATACAAGGGCCTCGGCGAGATGACCGCGCCGCAGCTATGGGAAACCACGATGGACCCCGCGCGCCGCACCTTGCTTCAGGTGAAGCTTGAGGACATCGCCGCCACCGAAGAGATATTCACCACGCTGATGGGTGAAGACGTTGAGGCTCGCCGCAAGTTCATTGAAGAGAACGCGCTGGACGTGAAGAACCTCGACATCTAG